Genomic window (Cydia amplana chromosome 11, ilCydAmpl1.1, whole genome shotgun sequence):
AAAAAGTCTCATAACTTGACCATTATGTACTCTagacatttaaataattttattttattctgtgtaTACAGACTCTATTGGAACATGAATTGGTCGCGGAAACTCCTATTGCTGGTGAATCATCGAATCTTAAAGCAGGTGGGCGACGTTTTTTCGTTAAATTTGATCAATTAATGGATTAATTCGCCTACCACAGATTTTTCTCGTACGTATGggaatatttttgatttttattgttTGCACTTTACAGTGGGCAATACAAACATCGCATTACAAAAATGCAACATACAAAGACCAAAAGACTTCGCATTAATGCCGCCTGAATTGCAAGAAGACCCGACTATGTGGAAATATTGGAAAAAACGAAAGTACTTTTTCTCCAGGTTCGGAATGTATCAACCTAGCAACATATTATTATCCAGTTGAAATACTTAAGTAAAGTGCAGAGCCTCAATTTCAGATCAGTGAATTTCAATTTCACATTCTACCATAAACGAATAGTCCTATGAAACAtcttacattttacaaaaaaatgtttgatgttaTTAATTGtttctgtaaattttatttgagTTAGGTTATATATCTACAACTTACATTACTTACAATTACAACTTACAATACACTCTGATTTATTGTCAGGTATGATGAGGGCATCAAATTAGATAAAGAGAGCTGGTACAGCGTAACACCGGAACCTATCGCAAGGCAGATTGCAGAGAGGCGTCAATACGATTTAATTATGGATCCTTTTTGTGGCGCTGGCGGCAATACTATTCAATTCGCAAAAACTTGTGGACTAAAAGGTCACTTTCAAATGATCTTACCATAACATTACTTATTATCCCTATATACAATAGGTATATAACGGATATCGTAAAACATTACTCGCGTTTATGTTCTTCAAGCACGTATTACTTATGCATTGTATTTTTGCTAGGCAAGTCGAAATATTTCCTAAAATAGGTATACACATACCGTTTAAAGTTACTTTTTCTTTAAAAACATCACCGTTTATCAGTCCGGTTATCTCTTGCTAATGAAAATTAAAAGAACAATACTACTAATGCTCTGCACTGAGCGCCTTCTTGCGCGATGTAAGATTATACGATCTTAAAACAATGCAGCAAGGTTCAAGGCGCTATGCAAGACATTGATTATAATCATTTTCGGGCAAAACTTGTTGATTCTAATTTTATCATGTCTCCGTTTTATCATAAATTCATTTTCAGTTCTAGCCATTGACATAGACTCGAACAAGGTAGAAATGGCTCGACACAATTCCACAATATATGGCGTGGAGGATCGGATTGAGTTCATCGTTGGTGATTTTTTTGAAATGGCCAAATTGGCGCCCTTCCTGAAAGCTGACATGGTCTTTTTAAGCCCACCGTGGGGCGGCCCCAACTAtgtaaaggttattatttaatattacacGCAATAAAATACCAGATTAAACAAAATGGATTAGGCACTGCTGTTGAAAATTACAAAGTGTTTTTGGAAGTCTAGTTTATGCATATAAATTTGCTATTAAAGAACCTTAAAACGGAAACCAAATACATATCACAGTAGAATCGTCGATAAAAAAGTATTATTTCCTCTTCCAAAAATATTTCTAAATACATTagtaattagttaatttattgttatttgtaaCTTATTGCATAATGTTATTTAGATAACATAACAGGACAGGATAACGaagtaaaatttataaatatggtGTTATGCACTTAAGAATCATTGCATGCATAAAACAATCTTCACCAATTTCTTTCAGGATAAACCCTTTGACATAGAGACACTAGAACCCCGTCCGGCAACAGAACTGGTGAGAGCGGCTCGAAAAATCAGCTCTTCAGTCACTTTGTACCTACCCCGAAATTCTAACAGAGACCAGGTATGGGGTTTGGGGTCCAATTGAAAAAGAATGAAAGAGAAATGTTCTACGGTAGATTCGTAGCTGGCATTAGGTGCGGGGGCGTAACGTGGGCAGCCAGGATCTACTCGGACGTTGTGTGCGATATGCGATTTGTATTTTGTCAAAATAGCGAATTCTCATAAACGCGCATATGTAACCAAATGCAAAGGCCGGAGCCTGCATCAGGCGATTCTCATCCTGCCTTGTAAAAATCCTCTGAACGTATCTTATATACTCTTTTATCTTCAACACCATCATCAGACACCATAGCAGTGCAAACACTTGAAAAATAGTAGGAGATAATTATAGCATCGTTCATTGATTTTACTACTCTCGTTCCAGATCCAATCCCTTGCTGACGAAAACGATATTGTGGAAATAAAGGAAATGATGGGAGGACGTACGGGACAAGGAAAAAGTTTTCAGGCTTTAGttgtttattacattttttgtaaTGATCCGGTTCCCTCACAGATGGTGGTTTAATTTCTGTGATGCATATTTGTTAGTCTGAGCTTATATCAACATTATAACTAAAGTTATTACGTCTTAATACTTCTATAATTTTAAACAGGGTATTCCTGCATCTTATTACTAAATGGCCTTACTTACGCTTGGCCATCTAAAATACCTATATGCAATGCAAAGATTGCAAACTGTGCagctgtgccctgtttatcaaaagcttgtaacttgtaacacaagtggaagtcccttacGAACAAAAGCTTTTAAAAAGGGACTGGTCTCTTACTTCCCAGCTTTTgtagttattgttattttggTGGTCGGTGTTGTATATTACTCCCAGTAGGTAAGCGTCAGAGTGTATTCCTGATCATGTTGTTTAAATCATTCATATGCATTGGATACGATTAGGTATTATGGTGTAACTCATTACACCATCACTCCATAATCATCCACTGTAAAATTTGTAAACCTCACTACTCATAGTGAGGTTTACAATATGGCAATGTTTCCGTCTAATAATATGCGGTATGAGAATACGAtggttcttattttattttctttattagaAAGTTATTCTGGATATGAGTAaggtaaacaaaaaaaacctgcaTAAGTATACGTGAGCTAGTAGGTTACCCTTATTGTATTATATCTACTGATAAATGTAAATGGATAATCTGTACTATACAAATAGAGGGTAGGTAGAGACTCCTCATTCATCGGAAGtgtaattattataagaataaataatCTGTGATTATACTGATTATTATATAACTATATTACCTAATATTATAGGTATCCTTATATTTTTGTAACTCTTTAATATTTTCAActaattaaaaattgtttaataaaataaagtgtattttttttaaactgcttTCATATTAAATGGCTCAATAAAGTTTatcttaaggccccagtacacaatgggccatcgccggccactccaagggacgcagccatgcggtagaatgagatagcaatatcacttgctccctctaatgcagccattctcaaagttctgcaggggttccgcaagaatttagaataataaaataatgtaaaataagcataattattatgcttattaataaaaaaatacacttctaaaaactattgttttattgtagggttccatcaagtatttcgctttccaaaagggttccgtcaaaaaaaaagattgagaaccgctgctctaatgcataaatgcgtcccttggagtggccggcgatggcccattgtgtactggggcctttatataaaatgaaataactgTATAAACTTGTAAGTTGTAAcagatatatagctggtcaaccaaatcttgtcagtaaaaaaaggcgcgaaattcaaattttctatgggacgatatcccttcgctcttacatttttcaaatttgccgcctttttctactgtcaagatctggttgaccaagtatacttacctatatcttGATCTACATGTAACTTGCCCCATCTACATGTGTGGCTTATTCACCCTGTATACTTATTTCTTTGCAAAAGAGCCGGGGCGCGTTCAGAAATGTTTGTGAATTGATAAGTCACGTTGCAGTTTAATGTCTAAAACccagttgaaaatttcaaccAGTAAATAGCATATTCTATTTTAGTAAAGTAAACTTTATTTCTATGAACACTGAACATAAATAGCAACGTTTTTatgcataaatattaaattttatttttgtttccgaACATACCCAACGAGAATCAAGTGTCAAAACAAAACATGTGTTTCTTGACAATTGAGTGAGACTGTATTGGCTGTATTGCATTTACTTTACTTCATACTTGCATATGCatgcatttaaataatttaataaaacactGGTTCAAACACATGTGAAAAATGGGGAAGAAGAATAAGGATTCGTTAGGTCGCGCTCTCATCAAAGACAGATTTTCCAAGAATcgacacaaaaaacatgttgaAGACACAATGGTAATTTGTTTACAATTTCTTTAATTTCGTTAACTACACgattaatattatcattttaCAACTATTCTATGACCGCTTGCATACAGAATAGCTGTTTTGGTTCTGTCAAAGCGGTATACATGTTGTGAGTACAAAATATTGATTGTTTTTGTGAAAAGTAACCTACCTTCAATCGAATCAGGTTAATAAAATTCAACTTCGTATTTGTTAATGATTTGCAATATGTTTTTAAGCTCCAAATTGCAAGAAattcagtttaatttattatttactagcgacccgcccccgtttcgcacgggttattattattattattgataagaaaatccgttgcgtagttttaaacatctaagcatagatagggacagacagacagcgggaagccactttgttttatactatgtagtgattttattcaggtaattacgCCTCGCAAGGCCCATGCAACATTTtcctattttttaaatttgaatcttgttgtataGTCAATTAAGATGAATTTCGATTGTGTGAGAAAGCAATGAAACAAGAAATGATACTTTATTTGGTtctaattcaattgaaacagTGTGAATtgtgatatacatatgtatgtatgttagtctcaCCTGAAGTAGTACTATTTATTAGCAGTATTTCATGAACACTGTAACTTTAACCCTAGACTCACGTCTTTCATGAAACTTGAGTGCTTGCATGGGGAACATTTTGCCGCCTATGCTTAACCTGTcagatcccagtggctccaatatgagccggaattgtatggatttgagaggtcctgggaaacgaggggttaaacatcatcttttatttttaatggatacatcagtttgaaattatttttatggttGATTCCAGCTTCACACAACAGAGATCAATGATGGCTACGACTGGGGTCGGCTGAACCTGCAGTCGGTAACAGCCGAGTCTTCACTGCAAGAGTTCTTGTCTACTGCAGAGCTGGCGCAAAGGGAGTTCACAGCTGAGAAGATGAACCTGAAATATGTGAAGTCTGTGCCGAGTGAGGTGGAGGCAGCCACTTCCCAGCCTAACTTTGATGAGCCACTCACAGTGCCTAGAAGGTCAGGATCAGTCgattgaattaaaataatttattttgttaacaaTAGTTTACAATAAGAATAGtagataattatgtacaatAATATAGGTCTGTTTGATCTATGTTTTACCCACAATGCAGGTGTACAAAATTGTTTTGTGGGGTTATCAAataaacatataggtacttatgtcaGTCAAATTGAAAACTTActcattaattaatattaatactagtaGTAGCTCTGTAAGCTGCTGTAGACATCAAGAACACCCGTAGCtctgccattttgaaaaatttatttaatcatgaaacctgctcacaaaatctGCTCATGAGGATTAGTTGAGAATTAGTTCTGTTGAGAACATGCGGAGATACAGTCaatgtcaaagatatgtttacacttttgcaccttgctccttcgtaataaggcgaaaaatgtaaacatatttttgatgtTGACTGTACAAAAGCGGTTTTGCCCAAGGTGAATCGGAGACCTTAAATCTCTCTCTGGTTGCTGCGCCCTTGGAATCTATAGTAATTCATGTTTATCTTGTTTTACTTTTACAGGCCAGCTTGGAGTCCAGGCATAACTGCGGAGGAGCAGATCAACCGGGAAAGAGAATCTTTCCTGGACTGGCGTCACCACCTCAATGACTTACAGGTACATTTATACAAGACTGTGCTGCAACTTTGTCCATGCAGAAGTCTTTTTCCACCTTCCCCT
Coding sequences:
- the LOC134652240 gene encoding trimethylguanosine synthase-like: MNQQRKRQLKNKIISKALQQAQLQTLLEHELVAETPIAGESSNLKAVGNTNIALQKCNIQRPKDFALMPPELQEDPTMWKYWKKRKYFFSRYDEGIKLDKESWYSVTPEPIARQIAERRQYDLIMDPFCGAGGNTIQFAKTCGLKVLAIDIDSNKVEMARHNSTIYGVEDRIEFIVGDFFEMAKLAPFLKADMVFLSPPWGGPNYVKDKPFDIETLEPRPATELVRAARKISSSVTLYLPRNSNRDQIQSLADENDIVEIKEMMGGRTGQGKSFQALVVYYIFCNDPVPSQMVV